One Chitinophaga sp. H8 DNA window includes the following coding sequences:
- the gyrB gene encoding DNA topoisomerase (ATP-hydrolyzing) subunit B, producing MSEELVQTTTTSSNGYDAESIQVLEGLEAVRKRPAMYIGDIGIKGLHHLVYEVVDNSIDEALAGYCKNIDVTIHTDNSISVKDDGRGIPTGIHKKEGRSALEVVMTVLHAGGKFDKNTYKVSGGLHGVGVSCVNALSTLLHVTVRSGGKLFEQEYHRGVPQYAVREIGTSEDTGTTVHFKPDNEIFKETVYNREILASRLRELSYLNRKIKISLTDERELDDNGQQHSEIFYSEGGITEFVQMLDKGARRNPLLPEPIFVEVHDAGSNVAVEVALVYNDSFNENIFSYVNNINTIEGGTHVAGFRRAITRVFKSYGDKNKLFEKSKVEVTGDDFREGLSAILNIKVPEPQFEGQTKTKLGNSDVMGVVDSAVAGVLEAYLEEHPREAKTIINKVVLAAQAREAARKARQLVQRKSVMTGSGLPGKLADCSDNDPEKCELYLVEGDSAGGTAKQGRNRAFQAILPLRGKILNVEKAMEHKIYENEEIKNIFTALGVTIGTEEDDKALNLAKLRYHKLIIMTDADVDGSHIATLILTFIFRYMKAMVESGYVYLAQPPLYLVKKGKDQIYAWTEEDRKAAVAKLAGGGKEDSVNIQRYKGLGEMNAEQLWDTTLNPDNRTLKQVTIESAAEADRIFSMLMGDEVPPRREFIESHAKYAKIDI from the coding sequence ATGAGCGAAGAACTAGTGCAAACAACAACTACCTCCAGCAACGGATATGATGCGGAGAGCATACAAGTATTGGAAGGACTGGAAGCGGTGCGTAAGCGCCCGGCCATGTATATCGGAGATATCGGTATAAAAGGTCTTCACCACCTGGTATATGAAGTGGTGGACAACTCAATAGATGAGGCCTTAGCCGGTTACTGCAAAAACATCGACGTCACCATTCATACCGATAATTCCATCAGTGTAAAGGATGATGGCCGTGGTATTCCTACCGGAATCCACAAAAAGGAAGGCCGCTCCGCACTGGAAGTGGTAATGACCGTATTACATGCCGGTGGTAAGTTTGATAAAAATACCTACAAGGTATCCGGTGGTTTGCACGGGGTAGGGGTAAGCTGCGTAAACGCATTGAGTACCCTTTTACATGTTACCGTTCGCAGTGGAGGCAAACTGTTTGAACAGGAATATCACCGCGGGGTACCGCAATACGCTGTACGGGAAATCGGTACCAGTGAAGATACCGGTACTACCGTGCATTTTAAACCCGACAACGAGATTTTCAAGGAAACGGTGTACAACCGTGAAATACTGGCCAGCCGCTTACGCGAACTGTCTTATCTGAACCGTAAAATCAAAATCAGCCTCACCGATGAACGCGAACTGGACGACAATGGCCAGCAACACAGCGAAATATTCTACAGCGAAGGTGGTATCACCGAATTTGTTCAGATGCTGGACAAAGGCGCCCGCCGTAACCCATTACTGCCCGAACCTATCTTTGTAGAAGTACATGACGCAGGCTCCAATGTAGCGGTAGAAGTAGCACTGGTGTACAACGACTCCTTCAACGAAAACATCTTCTCCTACGTTAATAATATCAACACCATCGAAGGGGGTACACACGTAGCCGGTTTCCGCCGCGCCATCACCCGTGTATTCAAATCTTATGGTGATAAGAATAAATTATTCGAAAAGTCTAAGGTAGAAGTAACCGGTGATGACTTCCGCGAAGGTTTAAGCGCTATCCTCAACATCAAAGTGCCTGAGCCTCAGTTTGAAGGTCAGACCAAAACCAAACTGGGTAACTCTGATGTAATGGGGGTGGTAGACAGTGCCGTTGCTGGTGTGCTGGAAGCATACCTGGAAGAACATCCGCGGGAAGCTAAAACCATTATCAACAAAGTGGTACTGGCAGCACAAGCCAGGGAAGCTGCCCGTAAAGCCCGTCAGCTGGTACAACGTAAAAGCGTGATGACCGGAAGCGGTTTACCTGGTAAACTGGCCGACTGCTCTGATAATGACCCGGAAAAATGCGAACTGTACCTGGTGGAAGGGGACTCGGCAGGTGGTACGGCAAAACAAGGCCGTAACCGTGCTTTCCAGGCTATCCTCCCTTTACGTGGTAAGATCCTGAACGTGGAAAAAGCCATGGAACACAAGATCTACGAGAACGAGGAAATCAAAAACATCTTTACCGCACTGGGGGTAACCATCGGTACGGAAGAAGATGATAAAGCCCTTAACCTCGCCAAACTCCGCTATCACAAACTGATCATCATGACGGATGCCGATGTGGACGGTAGCCACATTGCCACCCTGATCCTCACATTCATATTCCGCTACATGAAAGCCATGGTAGAAAGCGGATATGTATACCTCGCGCAGCCACCTTTATACCTGGTGAAAAAAGGCAAGGACCAGATTTATGCCTGGACAGAAGAAGACCGGAAAGCAGCAGTTGCCAAACTTGCCGGCGGTGGTAAAGAAGACAGCGTAAACATCCAGCGTTATAAAGGTTTGGGAGAAATGAACGCAGAACAACTGTGGGATACTACCCTCAACCCGGACAACCGTACCCTGAAACAGGTAACGATTGAAAGCGCTGCGGAAGCAGACCGTATCTTCAGTATGCTGATGGGCGACGAGGTACCTCCACGCCGCGAATTCATCGAATCTCACGCCAAGTATGCCAAGATTGATATCTAA